Sequence from the Molothrus aeneus isolate 106 chromosome 15, BPBGC_Maene_1.0, whole genome shotgun sequence genome:
CAACGCACCTTCCTTTGCACCAGGCTTAGCATGGAGCGGGGCTGTGTGGGTGATTCTGCACCAGGCTGGGTGAGAGATGGCAGAGTCCTTTGGGGCTGTTCCCCTCCTctttcctggggctgctggcttTTTCCAGGGCTGTGACCAGTTCTCAGGaactgtgctggctctgctctctcctAGGCTTATCCACGACTACCTGAGCGTGGCTCCCTTTGCTGACTACCTCGACAGTTTGTACTTCAACCGCTTCCTGCAGTGGAAATGGCTGGAACGGTAACGCTCCCCTCACCTCTGGGGAACCTGCACCCTCCTCACACAGCCTGCCTGAgggctccctggggctccttccCATGCTGGGCCCTGGCCTTTGCTGTCCCTCAGAGCCCTTtactggcaccagcagcagccccagccttgtGGGGAGGCAAGGCTGGGTTGGgtaggggtttggggtgagccACAGTCTGTCAGGCCAGGGCATGGAGCCCTCTCACTGCTCACATCTCACTCTGGTTTACTTTTCCCTCACAGGCAGCCAGTGACCAAAAATACTTTCCGCCAGTACCGTGTGCTGGGTAAGGGCGGTTTTGGGGAGGTGAGTAACCACTGCTTCCTCTGCACTCAGGGTACCAGGCAGCCCCATTGCCTGCTGCCAGAGGCAGGCCTGGCTTGGCCATcagggctgctccagcgcttggaagcaggtgctgctggctgtgaggctcagtgctgggctgtgttttgggccttGTGTGACCTGTCAGCTCTCCCTGAGAGGCAGGAGCTCACCTctgtccagctgctggaggtgtgggaggggctgtgtggggttGGTAGCACGAGCCCTGTGGTGCCTACTGCTAACTGGGCAGAGTCAGGTCTGTTCCCTGTGTCTCAACAGGGCAAACTGCACTCCTGAAAACTTCCTGCCAGGCTTCCTTCTGTTTATGAAGTGGCCTTCTGTCTTCCTATGCACCAGCCATGGTGCTGCTAAAGGTGTTTGAGGCATTAGAGCTGGCTCCTGCTTCTCTGTAACATCTGGGGCTGTCACTGTGTCTTTGCTTTGACAATGGGCTTCTTTGCCTTCCTGTGCCCCTTCCTGAGAGCAGAACCTGGAGCAGAACCTAGACCCTCACTCTGGAAAAGGGAGGGTGCTGAGCCTTGTCCTCCCTCCAGGTGTGTGCCTGCCAAGTGCGTGCCACAGGGAAGATGTATGCCTGCaagaaactggagaagaaaaggatcAAAAAGAGGAAGGGAGAAGCCATGGCCCTGAATGAAAAACAGATCCTGGAAAAAGTGAACAGTAGGTTTGTAGTAAGTACATAGGAATTGCTCTCACTTTGCTGCAATGCTGGATTCTTCCTCCaaccagccagcctggcacctcTGTGCTCCTCACCTGCTGTGGAGGGGCAGGAGTAGGCTCTGCCTATGGTGCAGGGTCCTGATGGCTGCACATCTCTCACAAGGCTGGGGTGTAGCAGGACCTTTACTGCCTCCACAACATGCTGTAAATGCCCCCAGAGTCAGCCCCAAACACCCATCTGGTGTTACAGGTGTCTTTGTGACTTTTGGGGCATGAGTAAACAGTGAGAACTGTCTCTCCAGACAGTGGTCTGGGGAgaagcccagccctgagctgtgtgacTGGGAGCTCTGCCTTGGTGCACTGAGGTGTGGAAGGCCTGAGCCTCCCTTTGCAGAGGGTTCATCAGATGCTGCCTGCCCGTGGGGGGAAGCAGCTTTGGCTTGGGAAAAGTGTCCTCCCTGTCTGAGAAGAGCTGGGGGTGTGCTGGGACTGCTGGGTGCTGCCATGTCCTCCCTGGGTTTGCACAGTTCCTCCTCTGCTGGCAAaggcccagccctgagcctgtgAGTGGCTCCTTGGGTGGCAAAGTGTCCATGGGAGTGTGGGCACCTCCCTGTTCCAGCTGTGTCTTCTAACAGCCTTTCTGCCCTGAATTGCAGGTGAGCTTAGCCTATGCATATGAAACTAAAGATGCTCTCTGCCTAGTGCTGACCCTCATGAATGGAGGGGACCTCAAGTTCCATATCTACCACATGGGAGAGGCTGGTTTtgaggagcccagggcagctttCTATGCTGCTGAGATCTGCTGTGGCCTGGAGGACTTGCACCAGGAGAGGATTGTGTACAGGTGCGTGctgcctgggccctgctgggagagctTGTAGGGCCTGCAGCAGCAAGAGGgttcctgctgctcttgccagcccagctgggtcTGTCTGCTCAACAAAATAACCTCAGGCttgaaagcagcacagagctgagtgaGAGGAATCGGGAACAGAAAGCTGATCTTGTGGGAGAAAGGGAGACGTTAGCTtggcttccttgtgctggtAAATGATCGCCAAGAACAGGATGTGATCATGCTGTGAATGGCTCAGGGCAGGCACTGAGCTCCCTGGGCAGTATTGACACTAGAACAAAGGAGGGTAGGCTGCCCCAACGTGCTcaagagctggggaggagggaaaacaaGTGGATTGACTGTACTCACAGGGGTGTGATGCAGTGTTAGGATAGCATGGCTAAACACTGGCCAGGAAGTCCCTTCTGGTCCTTCCTTGCCCTGGGGCAGGATGAGCAGAGAAGCCTCTGCTCCGTACTGAGTTCTGCACCTGCAAAGAGGGAACCATCCTCAGGCTCAGTGCAGAGGGTTGAAGGTTGTTGTGTTCCACCTTTCTGCCCAGGAGGGGAGAGCTTGCAGGGTCACCTCTGGGACAGAGGGTGAGGGGAAGGTTATCTGTGTGCCTGAGGCAGGGGCATGGCATCCTAAAGTTGCTTATCTGTGACTTGTTGAGATGTGGTTGTTGCTCGTGTCCTTTGCTTTGAAGGCTTCTTGCTAATCAAGTCCCTTCTGTCCTAGGGACCTGAAGCCAGAGAACATATTACTGGATGACCATGGTGAGTGCAGAGGCAAGAGGAGCTGTGAGCCTGAGTTTTTTCTTACTCTGCTTGAACCAGGGTTACCCTGTGTTTTTGGCAGCTTCAAACGCTGCCCCCCGACTTTCTCCTGTTAACTTGTCCCCTCCTCTGCGCAGGACACATCCGTATCTCAGACCTGGGACTGGCTGTGCATGTGCCAGAGGGCCAAACAATCAAGGGCCGGGTGGGGACAGTTGGCTACATGGGTAAGTGACCCTGCTTTAAGCAAAAAGTGGTTCCAAAGatgtgctctgcctgccctcacCCATCCCTCACCCCTCTCCTCCGCAGCTCCGGAGGTGGTGAAGAACGAGCGCTACACGTTCAGCCCGGACTGgtgggctctgggctgcctgGTGTACGAGATGATCGAGGGCCAGTCGCCCTTCCAGCAGCGCAAGAAGAAGATCAAGAGGGAGGAGGTGGAGCGCCTGGTGAAGGAAGTGCAGGAGGAGTACTCGGAGAAGTTCTCGCCCTGCGCCCGCTCCCTCTGCACCATGGTatggctgtgcagccctgtcccttccctctgcaccaTGGTatggctgtgcagccctgtcccttccctctgcaccaTGGTatggctgtgcagccctgtcccttccctctgcaccatggtgtggctgtgcagccctgtcccttccctctgcaccatggtgtggctgtgcagccctgtcccttccctctgcaccaTGGTatggctgtgcagccctgtcccttccctctgcaccatggtgtggctgtgcagccctgtcccttccctctgcaccatggtgtggctgtgcagccctgtcccttccctctgcaccatggtgtggctgtgcagccctgtcccttccctctctgcaccatggtgtggctgtgcagccctgtcCCTTCACACTCTGCACCATGGTatggctgtgcagccctgtcccttccctctttgCACCATGgtgtggctgtgcagccctgaCCCTTCCCTCTGCACCATGGTGTGGCTATGCAGCCCTGTCCCTTCACTCTCTGCACCATGgtgtggctgtgcagccctgtcCCTTCACTCCCACCACTCCTGTGCATGCAGCAGCAGGATAccggagctgctccctgcagcagtttCCCTTGTTCCTGATAAGGCAGCACAGAGGATTCAGAGTGCCTTCATTCCTTACCCAGCTGCCTGGCAGGCCTGTGCTCTCCCTAGAACACACTGCAGGaacccagggctgctcctgcacagagcaCCCTTGACACCCTGGACATTGATTTCCTTTGTGTCACAGCTCCTGTGCAAAGACCCCTTGGAGCGCCTGGGGTGCCGAGGAGCTGGGGCCAAGGAGGTGAAGGAACACCCTCTCTTCAAGCACCTCAACTTCAGGAGGCTGGAAGCAGGCATGCTGGACCCTCCCTTCAAGCCAGATGTAAGTGCCCATCTGTTCCTGACCTTGTCAAGGGAAGAGGGAGCCCTGGCATGGGGAGATGGGGCCCATCCCCTTCCCTGGACCTGGCAGAACAGGGGTCCAGCaagctctgggctgcagggagaggtggCCTTGGCTTAGCCATGAGCAACAGTTGGAGGTGGTGGCATCAAGGTGGAGCCTGGCATTAGAGCAATCTTTGTGCTGCATAGCCCCAGGCCATCTACTGCAAGGATGTGCTGGACATCGAGCAGTTCTCCACGGTGAAAGGGGTGGAGCTGGAGCCCACAGACAACGACTTTTACCAGAAGTTTGCTACAGGAAGTGTGCCCATTCCTTGGCAGAATGAGGTGGGTCTTTGCTCCTGCTTGTGCCCACCATGGCCGagggcagtgtccctgtgctgtccccactgcTCTCATGCTCTGCTGGGCACTCGGTGATGGGCTCCATGTGGCAGTTGCTGCAGCCTTCTTTTCCATCTTTCCCAGATGATCGAGACAGAGTGTTTTAAGGAGCTGAATGTCTTTAGCACAGATGGCACAGTGCCCCCAGACCTGGACTGGAAAGGGCAGCCTTCTCCACAGCCCAAAAAAGGGTTACTCCAGCGCTTGTTCAGCAGACAGGTAAGGGTTTGCCCAGTGTTTCCTCCCCAGCCAGTCTCCCAGCAACAGtgatcctgctcctgcctgtgccaggcagggctggcagggaggtgggCACGAGAGGGCAGCGAGCAGTCTCCCCTGGTGCTGGGTGGCCAGACCCCAGAGCTTTCAGGGGCCCCTGTGCAAGGAGCCAGCCCTTGTCTAGCTGGCACTCCCATGCTGGGGGAGTCAAGGGGGCTGGAAAGGAGGGTCCTGGCTAAACATGCTGGAATCACCCAGGCAGAGGGATGCTGAAGACTATAAAATATTCAATCATCTCCCTTCTGACATGAATAATACCATCCCCGAGCAAGTCCTTGCTCTTGGAATGGGCTGtctgggctccccagagcacttTGCCAGATCTTGagccaggcagagagcagctcttttGAGGGATGAGGAGAACAGAAACAGCTTGCAGCTGTTGTGGGCTTGTTTGTCTGCCTATTTCCTCTGCCTGGGACAGTCTTTGCCTTCTTTCCAGGCCTGGCaaagcctgggctgctgcctctcagcagctgtgtgcagctgtaGGACTCCAGCATGGTTGGCTCTGGACCCACTCAGCCACCTGGTGCTGACTCCTGCTCCTTGGCAAGCTCCGAGTTGTGCTTTGCAGTTCAGTGGGCTGCCCTAGCCCGAGCCAGCTCTGGAGAtacccagcccttccccaggcagccagGACCTGCCAGAGGATGGGCAGCTGTTTGTAGAAGGGGTTGAGCTGTGATTTCCCACgtgttttctctttccagagGTGAGCAGtcactcctggctgctctgctcagggaaaTACCCGGTGGCCCACGGACATGGCAAGATCTGGGAAAGAGGAGTGTTACCCTTCAGTGCCTATTCCCTTCCCCTGGCAGAGCACAACCTGCTTGTTGTTCTAACTGCCCCCTGAGCCACTAATCCAGCATCCCTGCTCTTGCTGCCTTTGTGGGGGAGGCCTTGCCCTCAGCTTGAGCCAAAGTtgcccctgcactgctgctgctgggagttCTGCTcccagggggctgtggggagtTTCCTTCACTCCTCTCTGGATGTCCAGGACACACAGAAGAGTTGAGAAACTGTGAAGGGTTTGGCA
This genomic interval carries:
- the GRK6 gene encoding G protein-coupled receptor kinase 6 isoform X2; translation: MELENIVANTVLLKAREGGGGNRKGKSKKWRQMLQFPHISLCEDLRQTLERDYHSLCEKQPIGHMLFRQFCETRPELSRCVKFLDAVAGYEVAPDEKRKECGQHLIEKYLKPNSEDHVPEVPSQLVDACCERLEQEPSKELFKECTKLIHDYLSVAPFADYLDSLYFNRFLQWKWLERQPVTKNTFRQYRVLGKGGFGEVCACQVRATGKMYACKKLEKKRIKKRKGEAMALNEKQILEKVNSRFVVSLAYAYETKDALCLVLTLMNGGDLKFHIYHMGEAGFEEPRAAFYAAEICCGLEDLHQERIVYRDLKPENILLDDHGHIRISDLGLAVHVPEGQTIKGRVGTVGYMAPEVVKNERYTFSPDWWALGCLVYEMIEGQSPFQQRKKKIKREEVERLVKEVQEEYSEKFSPCARSLCTMLLCKDPLERLGCRGAGAKEVKEHPLFKHLNFRRLEAGMLDPPFKPDPQAIYCKDVLDIEQFSTVKGVELEPTDNDFYQKFATGSVPIPWQNEMIETECFKELNVFSTDGTVPPDLDWKGQPSPQPKKGLLQRLFSRQR
- the GRK6 gene encoding G protein-coupled receptor kinase 6 isoform X1; protein product: MELENIVANTVLLKAREGGGGNRKGKSKKWRQMLQFPHISLCEDLRQTLERDYHSLCEKQPIGHMLFRQFCETRPELSRCVKFLDAVAGYEVAPDEKRKECGQHLIEKYLKPNSEDHVPEVPSQLVDACCERLEQEPSKELFKECTKLIHDYLSVAPFADYLDSLYFNRFLQWKWLERQPVTKNTFRQYRVLGKGGFGEVCACQVRATGKMYACKKLEKKRIKKRKGEAMALNEKQILEKVNSRFVVSLAYAYETKDALCLVLTLMNGGDLKFHIYHMGEAGFEEPRAAFYAAEICCGLEDLHQERIVYRDLKPENILLDDHGHIRISDLGLAVHVPEGQTIKGRVGTVGYMAPEVVKNERYTFSPDWWALGCLVYEMIEGQSPFQQRKKKIKREEVERLVKEVQEEYSEKFSPCARSLCTMLLCKDPLERLGCRGAGAKEVKEHPLFKHLNFRRLEAGMLDPPFKPDPQAIYCKDVLDIEQFSTVKGVELEPTDNDFYQKFATGSVPIPWQNEMIETECFKELNVFSTDGTVPPDLDWKGQPSPQPKKGLLQRLFSRQDCCGNCSDSEEEPTRL